AAAATATTATTGAAAAGCCTGATAGTTTTGAAGCTTTAAAAATATCTTTTAAGTAAAATTAAATCGATTAAACGCACATAAATCAGTCTAAATTCACTTTTTTTTAACTTTAAGTTAAAAAAACATTAGGTTATAAGTTTTGAATTTATATATTCGCAGCTAACCAATACATTATTAAAATGAAAAGAATTACTCAATTAAGCTGTTTATTATTTGTATCTCTATTTATTATTTCATGTTCTAAAGATGATGATGACAAAAAAAGCGAAGTTTTTTCTAATACCATGGAATACGATGGTGTTACATCTGTTATAAATGAGGCTTTGATAGAAGATTATGGTGATAATGGAGAAGGTTATTATAACTATGATTTCATTTTAACTGGTACAACAACTGAAGGTGCTGTTTTTTATTTTTATGTAGAATTATATTCTAAAGGTATTGAATCATTTAAAATAGGTACTTTTGAATATTATAACAATGGCGAAGAAACTACAGAGGAGTTACCAAATTATTACTACACCTATGCAGATTTTGCTGATGAGGATAATGATGAATATTATCAAGTAGAAACTGGAAACATAAAAGTTTCTGGAAGTGGTACTAATTTCTCTATAAGTGGAGATTTGACTTTGGATAATGGTGAAGTCGTGAAAATTAGTTATAAAGGTGAATTTTCTATTGAAGATGAAACGGACAATGAATTTTAAGTCATATTTAAAATTTGACTAATAATAATTAAAACCTCTTATTTATAAGGGGTTTTTTATATTCTAATACCTGTTAAAAATGATAAAAAGCATTTTCTAAATGCTCAATTTGAAATGCTTTTCCTTGTTTTACAATCGCAATAATATCAAAACGCACCTCCACTTCTAGCCCGTTTACAATGACGTATTCATCAACCGCTTTAACCAAGCGTTGTATTTGCTTTGGTTTAACAAAGTCTTGCGGATTTCCAAAATCAATAGTCGAACGTGTTTTTACTTCAATTATGGCTAGTATATTGCCTTTCTTAGCAATAATATCAACTTCCGCTTTATCAAATCTATAATTTCTTTCAACAATATCGTAAGCGTTTTTCAATAGAAAATCGACGGCTAGTTCTTCTCCTTTTTTGCCAAGTTCATTGTGTTTTGCCATACTTTGTTTCCTAATAATTCAGGAATCTAAATTTTAAAAACTAAAGTACATAAAAATTAATTTACTTTCTATTTTTAGTCTTGTCTAAAAAAATATTTACTTTTAAGTAAAATTTATTATATTTGTAGCCTAAAGTTAAAACATGATCACATTATCT
The genomic region above belongs to Mariniflexile litorale and contains:
- a CDS encoding YraN family protein, whose translation is MAKHNELGKKGEELAVDFLLKNAYDIVERNYRFDKAEVDIIAKKGNILAIIEVKTRSTIDFGNPQDFVKPKQIQRLVKAVDEYVIVNGLEVEVRFDIIAIVKQGKAFQIEHLENAFYHF